From the genome of Desulfobotulus mexicanus, one region includes:
- a CDS encoding FmdB family zinc ribbon protein, which translates to MPIYEYECAQCGQVMDVLQKISDPPLTTCQGCGGSVRKVMSQTTFHLKGGGWYVTDYGGNKAPSSAPVSDSGASSAVSDTE; encoded by the coding sequence ATGCCTATTTATGAGTATGAATGTGCCCAGTGTGGACAGGTGATGGATGTATTGCAGAAGATATCCGATCCTCCTCTGACGACATGTCAGGGCTGTGGCGGATCTGTTCGCAAGGTTATGTCCCAGACGACTTTCCATCTTAAGGGAGGGGGCTGGTATGTAACGGATTATGGTGGAAACAAAGCACCTTCTTCGGCACCAGTATCGGATTCCGGTGCTTCTTCCGCTGTATCGGATACGGAATGA
- the tolQ gene encoding protein TolQ has product MAHDSLDLLTVLGSAGIVVKLVLLVLLLFSVVSWAIIFIKFFSLRRDYQESLRFQEFFWKSSSLSDVYAKMKHMGESPAARLFRAGYKELNAMGRAGGGQGGGTGVAGLDTLKRTLDRTCSAEVTRMGQLVSFLATCGNTAPFIGLLGTVWGIMEAFHGIGLKGSASLAVVAPGISEALVATAIGLGVAIPAVVAYNTFLHRIRTIGSELENFSADFLNVVERDLHRIPGES; this is encoded by the coding sequence ATGGCCCACGATTCTCTGGATTTGCTGACTGTTCTTGGTTCTGCAGGTATTGTTGTAAAGCTTGTTCTTCTGGTTCTTCTTTTATTCTCTGTGGTTTCATGGGCGATTATTTTTATAAAATTTTTTTCATTGCGCCGTGATTATCAGGAATCCCTTCGTTTTCAGGAGTTTTTCTGGAAAAGCTCCAGTCTTTCGGATGTCTATGCAAAAATGAAGCATATGGGTGAAAGTCCTGCTGCCCGCCTTTTCCGGGCTGGATATAAAGAATTGAATGCCATGGGAAGGGCTGGGGGAGGGCAGGGTGGCGGCACAGGTGTTGCAGGTCTGGATACTTTAAAGAGAACGCTGGACCGTACCTGTTCTGCAGAGGTTACCAGGATGGGTCAGCTGGTGTCTTTTCTTGCCACATGTGGAAATACGGCTCCCTTCATTGGCCTTCTTGGAACCGTATGGGGAATTATGGAGGCTTTTCACGGTATAGGGTTAAAGGGGTCAGCCAGTCTGGCTGTGGTGGCTCCGGGTATTTCAGAGGCCCTTGTTGCAACGGCCATTGGACTTGGCGTGGCTATACCTGCCGTGGTTGCCTATAATACCTTTTTACACAGGATACGTACCATTGGCTCGGAGCTTGAAAATTTTTCTGCGGATTTTTTAAATGTGGTGGAGCGTGATCTTCACCGTATCCCGGGAGAATCCTGA
- the groES gene encoding co-chaperone GroES produces the protein MNIRPLFDRIVVKRTEEAKTTKGGIIIPDTVKEKPAEGTVIAVGAGRMNDKGERIPMDIKVGDRVLFSKYGGNEVKMGGEEFLMMSQDDVYAIVDEA, from the coding sequence ATGAACATCAGACCTTTGTTTGACCGTATTGTTGTCAAGCGTACCGAAGAGGCTAAAACCACTAAGGGTGGCATTATTATTCCGGATACTGTTAAGGAAAAACCCGCAGAAGGAACGGTTATTGCCGTAGGTGCCGGTCGCATGAATGATAAGGGAGAGCGCATCCCCATGGATATCAAGGTGGGAGACCGGGTGCTTTTCAGTAAATATGGCGGAAATGAAGTGAAAATGGGCGGTGAAGAATTTCTGATGATGTCCCAGGATGATGTGTACGCCATTGTGGATGAGGCCTGA
- a CDS encoding tRNA1(Val) (adenine(37)-N6)-methyltransferase, producing the protein MNNLTTDSLGNLHIQQHSRGYRFSIDPLLLAWHTHPRAGEHILDLGTGCGILSLLMAQKQPDLRITAVEIQPELASLARRNVLANQMQDTINIFEMDMRFLSQKKLCGPVDRILINPPYYRKDCGRTNPGSEKAAARHEIYINLEEWTKLAASLLKTGGRLHCVFPAERCAEVLYAMTISRIIPKNIRNVHSTAQSPASLILAEGALGAGQGCTLAPPLILYKAPDVYSDEARQILWPQI; encoded by the coding sequence GTGAATAATTTAACCACAGACAGCCTCGGAAACCTTCATATACAGCAGCACAGCAGAGGCTACCGCTTCTCCATAGATCCCCTGCTGCTGGCCTGGCATACCCATCCCCGTGCAGGAGAACACATACTTGATCTTGGAACAGGATGCGGCATCCTTTCCCTGCTGATGGCACAAAAACAACCGGATCTGAGAATCACTGCCGTTGAGATCCAACCGGAGCTTGCATCTCTGGCCCGGCGCAATGTACTTGCAAACCAAATGCAAGATACCATAAATATCTTTGAAATGGACATGCGGTTTCTCAGTCAGAAAAAACTCTGCGGCCCAGTTGACCGCATTCTCATCAATCCTCCCTATTACCGAAAAGACTGTGGCCGTACCAATCCGGGCAGCGAGAAAGCCGCAGCCCGCCATGAAATATATATAAATCTTGAAGAATGGACAAAACTGGCTGCCTCTCTTCTGAAAACCGGAGGCAGACTCCATTGCGTTTTTCCAGCTGAACGCTGCGCAGAAGTGCTTTATGCCATGACCATAAGCAGGATAATCCCGAAAAATATCCGGAACGTCCACTCCACAGCCCAAAGCCCGGCATCCCTTATCCTTGCGGAAGGAGCCCTGGGTGCCGGACAAGGATGCACTCTCGCCCCCCCGCTTATCCTTTACAAGGCCCCGGATGTATACAGTGATGAGGCGCGACAGATACTCTGGCCGCAAATTTGA
- the hflC gene encoding protease modulator HflC gives MNMKGLIGAVLVAVLLLAYSAAFVVDETEQAVITQFGRLVGDPIVEPGLKFKVPFVQVATFFPKNLQAWDGDPGQIPTLDKTYIYVDAFARWRIVDPVKFFQSIGSFSLAKGRLDEIIDPAIRNLVTSNALVESVRWTNREMDPWVELDAFGEVETIEEERDRTAFARDERAREIRVGREKITEQILAQAQPRLDVFGIELVDVKIKRINYVEQVRESVYKRMIAERRQIAEKYRSEGVGEARKIRGDKERELQLIESEAYRTAQKIRGTADAKVVRLLGDTYGVDPNFYTYQKTLETYREALEGSSVVFSTDSDFMRFLNRQGVNQR, from the coding sequence ATGAATATGAAAGGTCTCATTGGCGCAGTTCTGGTGGCGGTTCTGCTGCTGGCCTATTCTGCGGCTTTTGTTGTGGATGAAACGGAGCAGGCTGTCATAACACAGTTTGGCCGTCTTGTGGGGGATCCCATTGTGGAGCCGGGTTTGAAGTTCAAGGTTCCCTTTGTGCAGGTAGCAACTTTTTTCCCGAAGAATCTTCAGGCATGGGACGGAGATCCGGGACAGATCCCAACGCTTGATAAAACTTATATTTATGTGGATGCCTTTGCCCGCTGGCGCATTGTGGATCCTGTGAAATTCTTTCAGTCCATTGGCAGTTTTTCCCTTGCCAAAGGTCGTCTGGATGAAATTATTGATCCTGCCATCCGCAACCTTGTGACATCCAATGCCCTTGTGGAATCCGTTAGATGGACTAACCGTGAGATGGACCCATGGGTGGAACTGGATGCCTTTGGTGAAGTGGAAACCATTGAAGAAGAACGGGACAGAACCGCTTTTGCCAGGGATGAAAGAGCCCGTGAAATCCGTGTGGGCAGAGAGAAAATTACAGAGCAGATTCTGGCTCAGGCCCAGCCCAGGCTGGATGTTTTCGGTATTGAGCTTGTGGATGTGAAGATCAAGAGAATCAACTACGTGGAGCAGGTTCGTGAATCCGTATATAAGCGTATGATTGCTGAACGCAGGCAGATTGCCGAGAAATACCGTTCCGAGGGTGTGGGGGAAGCCCGCAAGATCCGGGGTGATAAGGAAAGGGAGCTGCAGCTTATAGAATCCGAGGCATACAGGACAGCCCAGAAGATCCGGGGTACAGCGGATGCAAAGGTGGTTCGCCTGCTTGGAGATACCTATGGTGTGGATCCAAACTTTTATACCTATCAGAAAACACTTGAGACTTACAGGGAAGCCCTGGAAGGCAGCTCTGTGGTTTTTTCCACGGATTCAGATTTTATGAGGTTTTTGAACAGGCAGGGCGTGAATCAGCGTTAA
- a CDS encoding DUF721 domain-containing protein codes for MINQRPKNKRFTHISTALNTTLEPFRSRYAKGDFQEIWASWEAAVGPEIAKNAKPAGFRDGCLLVSVSCSVWMQHLQFLKSDITERINTAYGSPIIRDIRLRIGQQ; via the coding sequence ATGATAAATCAAAGACCAAAAAATAAACGTTTCACCCACATCAGCACAGCACTCAACACAACACTGGAACCCTTCCGCTCCCGCTATGCAAAGGGAGATTTTCAGGAAATATGGGCATCATGGGAAGCTGCCGTAGGACCTGAGATTGCAAAAAACGCAAAACCTGCTGGTTTCCGTGACGGCTGCCTTCTGGTTTCCGTCAGCTGTTCTGTATGGATGCAGCATCTGCAGTTCTTAAAATCCGATATTACAGAACGCATCAATACAGCATACGGATCTCCCATAATCCGGGATATCCGCCTTCGCATCGGACAGCAGTGA
- a CDS encoding ExbD/TolR family protein produces the protein MAGGLKNGEMMSDINVTPFVDVMLVLLIMFMVTVPMLQQGEEVNLPQVDSAALEESADPLVLVVDRDGVVWIQDVRIAPGFLENRMADLLRGDPDVQVLLKADAEVPYGRVVEVMNGVRKAGVTRLGMLTQPIGDKVK, from the coding sequence ATGGCCGGAGGCCTTAAGAATGGTGAGATGATGAGTGATATCAACGTGACTCCCTTTGTGGATGTCATGCTGGTATTGCTGATTATGTTCATGGTTACGGTTCCCATGCTGCAGCAGGGCGAAGAAGTTAATCTGCCCCAGGTGGATTCTGCGGCATTGGAAGAATCTGCTGATCCTCTCGTCCTTGTGGTGGACAGGGATGGAGTCGTATGGATTCAGGATGTTCGCATTGCTCCCGGCTTTCTGGAAAACCGCATGGCAGACCTTCTTCGCGGGGATCCCGATGTCCAGGTTCTTTTAAAGGCTGATGCAGAAGTGCCCTACGGCAGGGTTGTGGAAGTGATGAATGGAGTGCGTAAGGCGGGGGTCACGCGGCTGGGCATGTTGACCCAACCCATTGGAGATAAGGTTAAATGA
- the tolB gene encoding Tol-Pal system beta propeller repeat protein TolB — protein sequence MKKKNWSCAAAFTLILGLLIIFPCPSFSMDEIPIIDIQAPFLRKIPIAIPAFVFSGEQETLRDVGEKGGEYFAGAVDFSGYFMVQSAHDKPGFPTLDGIVASKIDFSIWKKQGVELLTSIGLVLAGDGQLEMECRLFDVIQESLVVGKRYRGPVSDFRRMFRLFASEVLFQVTGRQGLYESRLAFVSDTTGHKEIYICDYDCTGVRQITRDQSIALSPAWSSDGNWLAYTSYREGNPDLFIKHLDGGRGVHVSKPGLNITPAWVPGAFQLAATLSFEGHQNIYLLTGHGKVIKKLTHSWDIDVSPAFSPDGKQMAFVSRRSGSPQIYLKNMESGRVQRLTFEGNYNTSPAFSPDGRNLAFVGMRRGEGINIYRMDLDGQRVVQLTQNSRDNEDPTWSPDGSLIAFTSSREGVFNLYVMTAYGTDQRRLLSMPGAQTTPRWSLKPVRFE from the coding sequence ATGAAAAAGAAAAACTGGAGTTGTGCGGCAGCTTTTACTTTGATTCTGGGTCTTCTGATTATATTTCCATGTCCTTCATTTTCCATGGATGAAATTCCCATTATTGATATTCAGGCTCCTTTTTTGCGTAAAATTCCCATTGCCATACCGGCTTTTGTATTTTCCGGAGAACAGGAAACTCTGCGGGATGTGGGTGAAAAAGGTGGGGAATACTTTGCCGGTGCTGTGGATTTTTCAGGTTATTTTATGGTGCAGTCAGCCCATGATAAGCCGGGTTTTCCAACGCTGGATGGTATTGTGGCATCTAAAATCGATTTTTCCATTTGGAAAAAACAGGGAGTGGAACTTCTTACCAGTATAGGTCTTGTCCTGGCCGGGGATGGTCAACTGGAAATGGAGTGCAGGCTTTTTGATGTGATTCAGGAAAGTCTTGTGGTGGGTAAGCGTTATCGGGGGCCGGTATCGGATTTCCGCAGGATGTTCAGGCTTTTTGCCAGTGAGGTTCTGTTTCAGGTAACCGGACGTCAGGGTCTTTATGAAAGCCGTCTGGCTTTTGTGTCGGATACCACAGGGCATAAAGAAATTTATATCTGTGATTATGATTGCACAGGGGTGCGGCAGATTACAAGGGATCAGAGTATAGCCCTTTCACCGGCATGGTCTTCCGACGGGAACTGGCTGGCCTACACTTCCTACAGAGAAGGCAATCCGGATCTTTTCATTAAGCATCTGGATGGAGGGCGCGGTGTTCATGTTTCCAAGCCCGGCTTGAACATTACTCCGGCCTGGGTTCCGGGTGCTTTTCAGTTGGCTGCTACCCTCTCCTTTGAAGGGCATCAGAATATTTATTTGTTGACCGGTCATGGGAAAGTTATTAAGAAATTAACCCATAGTTGGGATATTGATGTATCTCCCGCCTTTTCTCCCGATGGAAAACAAATGGCTTTTGTGTCCAGGCGATCGGGATCTCCCCAGATTTATTTGAAGAATATGGAATCCGGAAGGGTTCAAAGGCTGACCTTTGAGGGTAACTATAATACCTCGCCTGCTTTTTCACCCGATGGCAGGAATCTGGCCTTTGTGGGGATGCGCAGGGGCGAGGGAATCAATATTTACCGCATGGATCTTGATGGGCAGAGGGTTGTTCAGCTGACACAGAATTCCAGAGATAATGAAGATCCGACCTGGTCACCAGATGGCAGCCTGATTGCGTTTACATCTTCCAGAGAAGGTGTGTTCAATCTTTATGTCATGACTGCCTACGGAACAGATCAGCGTCGTTTGTTGTCCATGCCCGGCGCTCAGACTACGCCGAGATGGTCGTTGAAACCTGTACGCTTTGAATAG
- a CDS encoding energy transducer TonB, whose protein sequence is MVAGMVSGLENRFGLFLAVSLAAHIIFFGSTILFPRWFGVAVPQKISPMLVDLVAPVSSSGPVTAQAPAAAVPEKSPAVSRPSSPPEPLPVKSPETLRLPSEEKPRETVSKKHTEDPIPLKRPSVPQRSRPSAEEVHRSLLDSALGDMARKVEEGRPVALQEALENLERQVAEAPSGRGAGPAGTQGSGGAAAGRARDLYISLAAHRVQQNWAYAGSGRSDQGAVVVFEISREGRVRNLRLQQSSGNRHIDESARRAILKAEPFQPFPEALSDERIAIGFRFTDKGVDL, encoded by the coding sequence ATGGTTGCAGGCATGGTGTCCGGTCTGGAAAATCGTTTCGGACTCTTTCTTGCTGTATCTCTGGCAGCCCATATTATTTTTTTTGGGTCTACTATTTTGTTTCCCAGATGGTTTGGTGTTGCCGTTCCCCAGAAGATCAGTCCTATGCTGGTGGATCTTGTGGCCCCGGTTTCTTCTTCGGGACCTGTTACAGCGCAGGCTCCTGCTGCTGCGGTTCCTGAGAAATCACCTGCTGTTTCAAGACCATCTTCTCCGCCTGAGCCTTTGCCGGTAAAGTCTCCGGAAACCCTTCGTCTGCCTTCTGAAGAAAAGCCGAGGGAAACGGTTTCAAAAAAACATACCGAGGACCCCATTCCACTGAAGCGACCCAGTGTACCCCAGAGATCCCGTCCCTCGGCGGAAGAAGTCCATCGGAGCCTGTTGGATTCTGCTTTGGGAGATATGGCAAGGAAGGTGGAAGAAGGAAGACCAGTGGCTTTACAGGAAGCTCTTGAGAATCTTGAACGTCAGGTTGCAGAAGCCCCTTCGGGCAGAGGTGCAGGGCCAGCTGGTACACAAGGTTCAGGTGGGGCAGCAGCTGGGCGAGCCAGGGATTTATATATTTCCCTTGCTGCACATAGGGTTCAGCAGAATTGGGCCTATGCAGGTTCAGGCCGTTCTGATCAGGGAGCTGTTGTGGTTTTTGAAATTAGCCGGGAAGGTCGTGTAAGAAACCTCAGGTTACAGCAATCTTCCGGAAACAGGCACATTGATGAGTCAGCACGCAGGGCCATACTGAAGGCTGAGCCTTTTCAGCCTTTTCCCGAGGCCCTGTCCGATGAGCGTATAGCCATTGGTTTTCGTTTTACGGATAAAGGGGTGGATCTGTGA
- the hflK gene encoding FtsH protease activity modulator HflK encodes MNWDWDKLRDKQQQNERRSGGGGAGKPPQVDEMVEQLKNMKVPGSLWLIVLVAIAVLMGSTMFYTIGVSEVGVVQRFGKFARITEPGLNFKLPAGIETVNKVRVRLVYKEEFGYRENMDARSRFAGSDMENAALMLTGDLNVALVPWIVQYQIRDPYNFMFKVQDPRQLLRDLSEACMRLVVGDRSINEVISAREEIAIAAREILQRELDKAESGIHVVTVEMKRTNVPEPVQPSFNEVNQATQEREQMIYKAKEEYNRAVPAARGEAERVIREAEGYALNRVNRAEGDAARFNSIYAEYVSAKDVTERRMYLEMMRELLPTLKDKYIIDSDQGNVLPFLNLGKELGVKQ; translated from the coding sequence ATGAATTGGGATTGGGATAAGCTCAGGGACAAACAGCAGCAGAACGAGCGTCGTTCTGGTGGTGGTGGCGCAGGAAAGCCACCTCAGGTGGATGAAATGGTGGAACAGTTGAAAAACATGAAGGTACCCGGAAGTCTGTGGCTTATTGTTCTGGTGGCCATTGCTGTTCTCATGGGGTCTACCATGTTTTACACCATTGGTGTTTCCGAGGTTGGGGTTGTTCAGCGCTTTGGAAAATTTGCAAGGATCACGGAACCCGGCTTGAACTTCAAGCTGCCTGCGGGAATTGAAACCGTAAACAAGGTGAGGGTCCGGCTGGTTTACAAGGAAGAATTCGGGTACAGGGAAAATATGGATGCCCGCAGCCGGTTTGCTGGCAGTGATATGGAAAATGCTGCCCTTATGCTGACCGGAGATCTCAATGTGGCGCTGGTTCCCTGGATTGTGCAGTATCAGATCCGGGATCCTTACAATTTCATGTTTAAGGTTCAGGACCCAAGGCAGCTTCTGAGGGATCTTTCCGAGGCATGTATGCGCCTTGTGGTGGGTGACAGAAGTATCAATGAGGTTATAAGTGCCCGTGAGGAGATTGCCATTGCTGCCCGGGAGATTCTTCAGCGGGAGCTGGACAAGGCGGAATCCGGGATACATGTGGTCACCGTAGAGATGAAGCGTACTAACGTTCCTGAACCTGTTCAGCCTTCCTTTAACGAGGTGAATCAGGCTACCCAGGAAAGGGAGCAGATGATCTACAAGGCCAAGGAAGAGTATAACCGGGCCGTTCCCGCAGCCAGGGGTGAAGCGGAACGTGTCATTCGTGAGGCGGAAGGTTATGCCCTGAACAGGGTTAACCGTGCTGAGGGTGATGCGGCGAGATTCAACAGTATATACGCAGAGTATGTCAGTGCAAAGGATGTTACGGAGCGTCGCATGTATCTTGAAATGATGCGGGAACTGCTGCCGACACTGAAGGATAAGTACATCATCGATTCGGATCAGGGCAATGTGCTGCCCTTCCTGAACCTTGGAAAAGAACTCGGGGTGAAGCAATGA
- the groL gene encoding chaperonin GroEL (60 kDa chaperone family; promotes refolding of misfolded polypeptides especially under stressful conditions; forms two stacked rings of heptamers to form a barrel-shaped 14mer; ends can be capped by GroES; misfolded proteins enter the barrel where they are refolded when GroES binds), translating into MAKQIIYGEEARAKMLKGVKTLADAVVVTLGPKGRNVVIDKSWGSPTVTKDGVTVAKEIELSDKFENMGAQMVKEVSSKTSDMAGDGTTTATVLARAIYEEGQKLVVAGNNPMMIKRGIDKAVDVVIKELVKVSKPTKDRREIAQVGTISANSDETIGNIIADAMEKVGKEGVITVEEAKSMETTLDVVEGMQFDRGYLSPYFVTDTEKMVCELQDAYILLSEKKISNMKDLLPILEQVAKMGKPLVIISEDVDGEALATLVVNKLRGTLSVAAVKAPGFGDRRKAMLEDIAVLTGGQVVSEDMGITLEGLQLTDLGKAKGISIDKENTTIVDGAGSRTALEARVKQIRAQVDETSSDYDREKLQERLAKLIGGVAVISVGAATETEMKEKKARVEDALNATRAAVEEGIVPGGGVALVRCMAALEKAKFKAEDKLGVRVVMRAMEEPLRQIANNAGVEGSVVIDKVKKGEGAFGYNAATDVYEDLIEAGVIDPTKVVRFALQNAASVASLMLTTEAMIADKPEENSGGGAMGAPGMGGMGGMGGMGGMM; encoded by the coding sequence ATGGCTAAACAGATTATTTACGGTGAAGAAGCCCGCGCAAAAATGCTGAAAGGTGTAAAGACCCTTGCGGATGCAGTTGTTGTAACCCTGGGGCCTAAGGGTCGTAATGTTGTTATTGACAAGTCATGGGGTTCCCCTACGGTCACCAAGGATGGTGTTACCGTTGCAAAGGAAATTGAACTTTCTGACAAGTTTGAAAACATGGGTGCCCAGATGGTAAAGGAAGTTTCTTCTAAAACTTCCGATATGGCCGGGGACGGTACAACCACGGCAACGGTTCTTGCCCGTGCCATCTATGAAGAAGGTCAGAAGCTGGTGGTGGCCGGAAACAATCCCATGATGATCAAGCGTGGTATTGATAAGGCTGTAGATGTTGTCATCAAGGAGCTTGTCAAGGTAAGCAAGCCGACCAAAGACCGTCGTGAAATTGCCCAGGTTGGTACTATTTCCGCCAACAGCGATGAAACCATTGGTAATATTATTGCCGATGCCATGGAGAAAGTGGGCAAGGAAGGCGTTATCACCGTAGAAGAAGCAAAGTCCATGGAGACAACCCTTGATGTAGTTGAAGGGATGCAGTTTGATCGGGGCTATCTTTCTCCCTATTTTGTTACGGATACGGAAAAGATGGTCTGCGAGTTGCAGGATGCCTATATTCTGCTCAGCGAGAAAAAGATCAGCAACATGAAAGATCTGCTTCCTATTCTGGAGCAGGTTGCCAAGATGGGCAAGCCCCTTGTTATTATTTCCGAAGACGTGGATGGCGAAGCACTGGCAACACTGGTTGTTAACAAGCTTCGGGGTACCTTGAGTGTAGCTGCGGTAAAGGCTCCCGGCTTTGGTGACAGAAGAAAGGCCATGCTGGAAGATATTGCTGTGCTTACCGGTGGTCAGGTGGTTTCTGAAGATATGGGTATTACCCTTGAGGGCCTTCAGCTGACGGACCTTGGCAAGGCCAAGGGCATCTCCATTGATAAGGAAAATACCACCATCGTTGATGGTGCAGGTTCCCGTACGGCTCTGGAAGCCCGTGTAAAACAGATCCGCGCTCAGGTTGATGAAACATCCTCTGACTATGATCGTGAGAAGCTTCAGGAGCGTCTGGCCAAGCTCATCGGTGGTGTTGCCGTTATCAGCGTTGGTGCTGCTACGGAAACGGAAATGAAAGAGAAAAAAGCAAGGGTGGAAGATGCTCTTAATGCCACCCGTGCTGCCGTTGAGGAAGGTATTGTTCCTGGTGGTGGTGTAGCTCTGGTTCGCTGCATGGCTGCTCTGGAAAAAGCCAAGTTCAAGGCCGAAGACAAGCTGGGTGTGCGTGTGGTGATGCGTGCCATGGAAGAGCCCCTGCGTCAGATTGCCAATAACGCCGGTGTGGAAGGTTCCGTTGTTATTGACAAGGTAAAGAAGGGGGAAGGTGCCTTCGGATACAATGCCGCAACGGATGTGTATGAAGACCTTATTGAGGCCGGCGTTATTGATCCTACCAAGGTGGTTCGTTTTGCACTTCAAAATGCCGCAAGTGTGGCTTCCCTTATGCTGACCACAGAAGCCATGATCGCAGACAAGCCCGAAGAAAATTCCGGTGGTGGTGCAATGGGTGCCCCCGGAATGGGTGGCATGGGCGGAATGGGTGGCATGGGTGGCATGATGTAA
- a CDS encoding 30S ribosomal protein bS22 → MGSVIKKRRKKMRRHKHRKLLARTRHQRRKK, encoded by the coding sequence TTGGGTAGTGTTATTAAAAAACGCAGAAAAAAAATGCGGCGCCACAAGCACCGGAAACTTTTGGCACGTACACGCCATCAGCGTAGAAAAAAATAA